A genomic segment from Candidatus Brocadia sp. encodes:
- a CDS encoding HupE/UreJ family protein, translated as MHHLRLRTYTLVFGLLFGLADTVHAHDPGLSTADLRITESQIAVHFTFARRDIESLIPIDADRNGSVTAAEFDAARPHLQILASGMTKINVDNQRVAAQVTTIELDQSDALHFHLNSSWKACSRLSVSMPIISELARSHRQYVSVRNEEKNLVTERILTADNPAFEVAITNTVTTAKNSLSFRQFLILGIEHIMKGYDHLLFLFGLLVIGGNFWSVGRIITSFTVAHSITLALATFSVVQLPPGIVEPLIAASITYIGMENLFCRNLHRRWLLTFGFGLVHGLGFASVLRELSIGAKGDGMVIPLLAFNLGVEIGQIAIALLVLPLIWKSQQLPNFFPRLATACSVFVLLAGTYWLFERTLFN; from the coding sequence ATGCATCACCTGCGTCTTAGAACATATACCCTGGTTTTTGGTTTGCTCTTCGGACTCGCGGATACCGTTCATGCCCACGATCCGGGACTGAGTACAGCAGACTTGAGAATAACCGAAAGCCAGATCGCTGTGCACTTCACGTTCGCCCGACGTGATATCGAATCTCTCATACCCATCGATGCCGATCGTAACGGCTCAGTCACCGCCGCAGAATTTGATGCTGCACGCCCCCATCTCCAAATCCTGGCGAGCGGCATGACCAAGATCAATGTTGATAACCAGCGTGTCGCCGCACAGGTCACCACGATTGAACTCGATCAAAGCGATGCGCTGCATTTTCATTTAAATTCTTCTTGGAAGGCATGCTCACGACTCAGCGTGAGCATGCCCATCATTTCAGAGCTTGCCCGTAGTCACAGGCAGTACGTTTCGGTTCGGAATGAGGAGAAAAATCTCGTAACCGAACGTATCCTCACTGCAGATAATCCGGCCTTTGAAGTTGCCATCACAAATACTGTTACGACTGCTAAAAATTCGTTATCATTCCGCCAGTTTCTCATCCTCGGCATTGAGCACATTATGAAAGGATACGACCACCTGCTATTCCTTTTTGGGCTGTTGGTCATAGGCGGTAACTTTTGGAGCGTGGGACGGATCATCACATCGTTTACTGTAGCTCACTCCATCACGCTTGCATTGGCAACGTTCAGTGTAGTGCAACTTCCGCCGGGCATTGTAGAACCGCTCATTGCAGCGTCAATCACGTACATTGGTATGGAAAATCTTTTTTGCCGGAATCTGCATCGTCGCTGGCTGTTAACGTTCGGATTCGGCCTGGTGCACGGTTTAGGTTTTGCGTCGGTGCTGCGCGAATTAAGCATCGGTGCAAAGGGCGACGGAATGGTTATACCGCTTCTGGCGTTCAACCTCGGAGTTGAAATAGGTCAAATAGCGATTGCGTTGCTGGTGCTGCCATTGATTTGGAAATCGCAACAACTTCCGAATTTCTTCCCACGCCTTGCGACCGCTTGCTCTGTATTCGTATTACTTGCCGGGACGTATTGGCTATTCGAGCGCACTTTGTTTAATTAG
- a CDS encoding radical SAM protein — protein sequence MIIVLRNFHVGMKDMLTNPGAKPRINTPWRIRNDKTSVIVYKCVTDTLTHKVLTPVEATLLPFLDGTFTLSDIEEAWSDALAIADKKEGPHSNLFQSTLTHLISHAGIVTFDGEPSPSFRETNQHLFPDFSSYQYPLQRLARPISVNIAITNRCGCDCMYCYAERRTCDEADFERLKDIFCDLSDNEIFMVDITGGDIFTRKDVLRILTEMVKREFVFFLSTKSFLSEETASRLKELGIGIPDPPPHLRRDIQVSIDSPDTAVAEMLTRSSRYVENATETIKNLIAAGLTPRVKCVLTSYNFDAPDGLVRLFSNLGVTNFQFVQYGRSHYRHDDALFLTHEQKLYIKEAIERIREKHPSVSITAQDDTSVQSQTRKNREDWDRRSICSGGRVSMLIQPNGDVTLCDQIPHAENHIVGNVFEKGVAGVWNSPKLYNFLYPSREQFNGTVCYTCSEFDLCHKWQGYCYRDSLFYFGTLLDAPPDCPRQTKTAPRQI from the coding sequence ATGATAATCGTTTTAAGAAATTTTCATGTAGGGATGAAAGATATGCTAACGAACCCCGGAGCGAAACCTCGGATAAATACCCCCTGGCGTATTAGAAATGACAAAACGAGTGTCATTGTCTACAAATGTGTTACTGATACGCTGACCCATAAGGTCCTGACACCGGTGGAAGCTACTCTGCTCCCCTTTCTTGATGGGACATTTACCCTGAGTGATATCGAAGAGGCGTGGAGCGACGCACTCGCCATCGCAGACAAAAAAGAGGGTCCCCATTCGAACCTTTTCCAAAGTACGTTAACGCATCTTATTTCGCATGCAGGCATAGTCACTTTTGATGGTGAACCAAGCCCATCCTTCCGTGAAACTAATCAGCATTTATTCCCTGACTTTTCCTCATATCAATATCCGTTGCAGCGGCTTGCACGGCCCATCTCAGTGAATATTGCCATTACAAACCGATGCGGGTGCGATTGCATGTACTGTTACGCAGAAAGACGTACCTGTGACGAGGCTGATTTTGAACGGTTAAAGGATATCTTCTGCGATCTCTCAGATAATGAAATTTTTATGGTCGACATCACCGGAGGTGATATTTTTACCAGAAAAGACGTGCTCAGGATACTTACTGAAATGGTAAAACGGGAGTTTGTGTTCTTTCTCTCAACGAAGAGTTTTCTCTCTGAGGAAACGGCATCCAGGTTGAAAGAATTGGGGATTGGCATTCCGGATCCGCCACCGCACCTCAGACGTGATATTCAGGTGAGCATAGACAGCCCTGATACAGCAGTAGCGGAAATGCTGACCCGCAGTTCCCGGTATGTGGAAAATGCCACTGAGACCATAAAAAATCTCATCGCTGCCGGATTAACACCGAGGGTCAAATGCGTCCTCACCAGTTATAACTTTGATGCCCCTGATGGGCTTGTGCGCCTTTTCTCCAATCTGGGTGTAACCAACTTCCAGTTCGTGCAATATGGTCGAAGCCATTATCGACACGACGATGCGCTCTTTCTGACACATGAACAAAAGCTTTACATTAAAGAGGCTATTGAGAGGATACGTGAGAAACACCCTTCAGTATCTATTACAGCACAGGATGATACCAGTGTCCAAAGCCAGACGAGAAAGAATAGAGAGGATTGGGATCGACGCTCTATCTGCTCTGGCGGTAGGGTGAGTATGCTTATTCAGCCAAACGGGGATGTTACCCTCTGCGATCAGATCCCTCACGCTGAAAATCATATCGTAGGAAACGTGTTTGAGAAGGGTGTTGCCGGTGTATGGAATTCACCTAAGCTTTATAATTTCCTTTATCCCTCCAGGGAACAGTTTAATGGAACGGTGTGCTACACCTGTTCTGAATTTGATCTCTGCCACAAATGGCAGGGATATTGTTACCGCGATTCCCTTTTTTATTTTGGAACCCTTTTGGATGCACCGCCTGATTGTCCTCGCCAGACGAAGACAGCCCCCCGCCAGATATAA
- a CDS encoding tetratricopeptide repeat protein, with the protein MAYQGSPLWMKVYVGHLIKAILSKGKFMKSVFCLIEYISLFLLLTLLLFTGCRRDDHSISGALPAVDVSVSPPVNAADPCTIALTPHTGTDRIDQQIIHLQQKARCAEEPWRTAYLERLGWAFVTKARISFDPGFYKLAEQCALCVESKEPHSAEAMLLRGHVLHNLHQFKEGEALARELVAQRGLSFDHGLLGDLLMEQGKLDEAIDAYQKMMDQKPGPQAYSRTAHVRWLKGDLQGAIAVMEMATGASSSRDHESAAWAYVRLALYEMQAGNISKASDIIETALALQPDYPPALLARGRMLLAKGKNTEAIVPLTRATQLNPLPEHQWGLIEALRTAGHRDKAGQVEKQLMQRGASDDPRTFALYLATIGHDTKMALLLSEEELKVRADIFTLDTLAWALRAVGRIQEARSFSERALAEGTQDARLFYHAGVIAAAAGQHKEAEVWFEKTTAIQHMLLPSEREHLFKETAALQAQKSILTSGQSN; encoded by the coding sequence ATGGCTTATCAAGGTAGCCCCCTTTGGATGAAGGTTTATGTGGGTCACTTAATAAAGGCAATCCTTTCAAAAGGGAAATTTATGAAATCTGTTTTCTGCCTTATTGAATATATCAGCCTTTTTTTATTACTGACTCTTTTGCTTTTTACGGGCTGCAGGAGAGACGACCATTCGATTTCTGGTGCTTTACCTGCCGTTGACGTCAGTGTATCACCACCCGTCAACGCCGCCGATCCTTGCACTATCGCACTCACACCGCATACAGGCACAGACCGGATAGATCAGCAAATCATCCACCTGCAACAAAAGGCACGCTGTGCCGAGGAACCGTGGCGTACGGCGTACCTGGAACGGCTCGGTTGGGCATTTGTTACCAAAGCGCGCATCAGTTTTGATCCGGGCTTTTACAAATTGGCCGAGCAATGCGCCCTGTGCGTCGAATCGAAGGAGCCGCACAGCGCCGAGGCTATGCTGTTACGCGGACACGTGCTCCACAATCTGCACCAATTTAAAGAGGGAGAAGCCCTGGCACGTGAACTGGTTGCCCAGCGTGGACTGTCATTTGATCACGGATTGCTGGGTGATCTGTTGATGGAGCAAGGCAAGCTCGACGAGGCGATCGATGCCTATCAAAAAATGATGGATCAAAAGCCCGGCCCGCAGGCATACAGCCGCACCGCTCACGTCCGCTGGCTGAAAGGTGATCTGCAGGGAGCAATCGCAGTAATGGAAATGGCCACAGGAGCAAGCAGCTCGCGCGACCATGAATCGGCAGCATGGGCATACGTGCGTCTCGCCTTATACGAAATGCAGGCAGGTAATATTTCAAAGGCATCAGACATTATTGAGACAGCGCTTGCCTTACAACCCGATTATCCCCCGGCGCTTCTGGCGCGCGGACGTATGTTGCTGGCAAAAGGGAAAAACACGGAAGCCATAGTTCCACTAACACGCGCCACTCAGTTAAACCCCCTTCCTGAGCACCAGTGGGGTCTTATTGAAGCCCTGCGTACGGCCGGCCACAGGGATAAAGCGGGCCAAGTCGAGAAACAGCTTATGCAACGCGGTGCTTCTGATGATCCGAGGACCTTCGCCCTGTATCTTGCCACGATTGGCCATGACACCAAAATGGCACTGTTGCTGTCGGAAGAGGAACTAAAAGTGCGCGCAGACATCTTCACGCTGGACACACTCGCCTGGGCACTCAGGGCTGTGGGGAGGATTCAGGAGGCGCGCTCGTTCAGTGAGCGGGCACTGGCTGAGGGAACACAGGACGCACGCCTGTTCTATCACGCAGGTGTCATTGCAGCGGCAGCGGGACAACATAAAGAGGCTGAGGTTTGGTTCGAAAAAACCACAGCTATTCAACACATGCTCTTGCCTTCGGAACGAGAGCACCTCTTTAAAGAAACTGCGGCATTACAGGCGCAGAAATCGATTCTGACATCGGGCCAATCGAATTAA
- a CDS encoding DUF4331 domain-containing protein: protein MKTISKMLSVYGVIALLVLASGSLFASSHMDAPLITLDPAANTTDVYAFVDEDNSNKNLVVALGVYPFEEPGIGPNKYNFDDNVLYEIHVALGDDVAAGRKTLSYQFLFETKFKNQNTILQSYLGVINDVDDANQNLTQTYTVTKVDHRTKKKTETVLGSGIVPPNNQGIATPFYNQDDDGENPAKGGVATEAELDKYTKQAIATLSNGYVAFAGQRDDGFYGDIQSIFDLLELPDWVKWAILSYSVGFIPHFIG, encoded by the coding sequence ATGAAAACAATCAGTAAGATGTTGAGCGTTTATGGAGTAATTGCTTTGCTTGTACTGGCAAGCGGTTCCCTATTTGCATCCAGCCATATGGATGCGCCGCTGATTACCCTTGACCCGGCTGCTAACACCACCGATGTTTACGCATTCGTCGACGAAGACAACAGCAACAAAAACCTCGTTGTAGCACTTGGCGTGTACCCGTTCGAGGAGCCGGGTATCGGCCCAAACAAGTATAACTTTGACGATAACGTGCTCTACGAGATCCACGTTGCGTTAGGTGATGACGTTGCCGCTGGACGCAAGACGTTAAGCTACCAGTTCTTGTTTGAAACTAAGTTTAAGAATCAGAACACCATCCTCCAGTCATATCTGGGTGTCATTAACGATGTGGATGACGCAAATCAAAACCTGACCCAAACCTATACGGTCACTAAAGTCGATCACCGCACGAAAAAGAAAACCGAAACTGTCCTTGGCTCCGGTATCGTTCCCCCGAACAATCAGGGAATTGCCACACCCTTTTATAACCAGGACGACGACGGTGAGAATCCCGCTAAGGGTGGTGTAGCCACGGAAGCAGAACTCGATAAGTACACAAAGCAGGCCATTGCCACGCTGAGCAACGGCTACGTTGCATTCGCCGGACAACGGGATGATGGTTTTTACGGCGATATCCAATCTATCTTTGACCTGCTGGAACTGCCAGACTGGGTCAAATGGGCAATTTTATCCTATTCAGTGGGATTTATTCCCCATTTTATAGGCTAA
- a CDS encoding DUF4331 domain-containing protein: protein MTQSVRDPGKDSQGGFNLHLMALEIPVSELGGDQQIVGVYATTSRRKTTVLSTRPEKKDDKITGPFVQVGRQGNPLFNEGLVAIADKDLYSRTSPTRDSVIFRKYAESPELAKLINLLVIPGTGLVPAVETGRTDIAGIYIPDLIKVDLSTSGVRLAGGGPDDPNNPDDSGFSRLSIFGNDVLQSDIQDPFDNGGFIAGGWPNGRRFGDDVVDIAISALISDLRTLPLFVQVAGDGVNQNDIVFNKVFPYESTPQNGRIHGHHGVAP from the coding sequence TTGACCCAGTCTGTGCGCGATCCCGGCAAAGATTCCCAGGGCGGGTTCAACCTCCACCTTATGGCCCTGGAGATTCCCGTGAGTGAACTTGGCGGTGACCAGCAGATCGTTGGAGTTTATGCCACCACCAGCCGCCGTAAAACTACAGTGCTGAGCACGAGGCCCGAGAAAAAAGATGATAAGATCACGGGGCCGTTTGTTCAGGTTGGACGGCAAGGCAATCCTCTGTTCAACGAAGGTCTGGTCGCTATTGCGGACAAGGACTTGTACAGCCGAACGAGTCCCACAAGAGATAGTGTCATCTTCCGCAAATACGCGGAGAGCCCAGAGCTGGCAAAGCTGATCAACCTGCTCGTTATCCCTGGAACAGGCCTCGTGCCAGCTGTTGAAACCGGTCGTACCGATATTGCTGGCATTTACATTCCCGATTTGATCAAAGTTGACCTCTCGACCAGTGGTGTTCGGCTTGCGGGTGGAGGACCAGACGACCCCAACAATCCTGATGATTCTGGCTTCTCACGGTTGAGCATCTTTGGTAATGATGTGTTACAGAGCGATATTCAGGATCCGTTTGACAACGGTGGATTTATCGCCGGTGGTTGGCCAAACGGCAGGCGTTTCGGTGACGACGTAGTGGATATTGCAATCTCGGCCCTCATCAGCGACCTGCGCACACTTCCCCTGTTCGTACAGGTGGCGGGTGACGGAGTGAATCAAAATGACATTGTATTTAACAAGGTCTTCCCATACGAGTCCACACCACAAAACGGCCGCATCCACGGTCATCATGGTGTAGCACCTTAA